The Rhipicephalus sanguineus isolate Rsan-2018 chromosome 10, BIME_Rsan_1.4, whole genome shotgun sequence genome segment ATAGAATGCTTATTTATATATTTTAATGACACCCCCTGTGGCGATGACATTGAATGCTGAGTGTGTGCTCCTGAGTTTAATCCTAGCTTATTTCTTTTCTGATGGAGTTAGGTGCAAGAACACTTGTGCAGTGGGCCCACTAAGGTGCATTGCACAATCAGATGGAAAACTCGGATTTTTTAAATCATCGGCATGACATTTCCACTTCTAACATACTTAAAGGCGGCGCGAAAACATGAGGGTAAAAAGAAGACGTGGGCAACAGACAGGCATAAACTTTCAACGAAATTTTATGTCTGAGTTTCTTGCATGTTTCGGGGATAGTTTAGAGGGAGATTTTCGAGGCTTTTACATTGCATGGGGCGAAGGCACTAGCTGCACATCAGTGGCACTTGCTGATAAAGAGATTGCCTTTCTGTTGCTCCAGAGGTTTTGTGACATCACAATCGTAATATctgttcttcttctttctgttatAAATATCCTGGTTTATTCCAGTGAGGTTTAGTTGAAATTTTGTGCCTGTCTGTGGTACTTGTCTGCTTTTTCTCCTCGTGTCATTGCGCTGCATTTTCTTtatggcttagattgataaattgtactccgaGAAGTCTAAGaacattaatttcaccatcacaagTTTATTAATAGCAGAGAacatcaaggtcaaagtttcttttttaaattttgcgtcgAAATCTCCACGTGtgatgtcatggatttcaaagtgtatttttcgtatctTGCTGACATCCGCTCAAGaaagtttcctgaaacttggtatgtaaaGTCTATGGTCCCCTGAGAGGACACTGTGCTTCCtctttactgattaggaactacataggacCTAGTAGATGCTGTaaaaatttaataataatatctggggtttaacgtcccaaaaccacgatatgattatgagagacgccgtagtggagggctccgggaatttcgaccacctggggtgctgtAAAAATCTATGACGTTACAGTGTTTGGTGCGGTAATTTCAAagtggtgtcgccacccgcattttctctCTCCTAGtttcctcgcttaccaagcatctgcTCGCGGCAAGCATAGTGATTTTGGAATTGGGAaagtgtaatttactaatacgacaaCAATCGTTTTTCTCCCtagcgtccctttaaaggagtactgacaagaatttaaaaaattttcggattgttgctctaaataaaaatgctCTTGTCGAGAAAGctagagtattgtggtgcctgggaacgcatcgtatatattttaattaccgctaacTTAAAAAGACACCTTAGGtttcgatattgtcacgtggtcgtgacaacgaaggcagcagtcagcacgtcgagatgaaactctttattaggccgaacttgtggccgagaaactgaaggctacagcaatacactgatagcggcgaacagagcgtcgaccgtcgatcaactcacaagcggtcaagccgATGTGACATcacacgtcggcttttatacaggctaTATCaaactttctagcgatatcggtggttgttgcgcaatctctagaataagcttgagtgttcgcgtcttgcgcgcattcttaacaaaatgatctacaataacctCGAAGCTTCTGGAacgatgaggcgcggtttgcgctgagcgttgctgacagcctttgtgggcgaaaaaccgaaTAAAGCGAAAGAAATGATAAGAAACGTATGTGGCAATAtcaagggggcggcttctcagtgatgtttcatatcagtatgacgtcacggggatacagaaactcaaGACATACTagtggcaaatccgtcatctgctcgtggtgcacataaataacgatgagtgaactgtcgtccagtgaccctaacagtgatttctgcgatttaggctgcatgcaggacgcataactcgcaaactcgggggaactgtcttgactcgtcgggataatgtccattgcagtggggctggcttgcagatgctcaacgacgaaaacttcaaagtcaaattaaaatattttatacgtgttctctgacaccggtgtgtggacagcgttcacactgcataccaaggaaacggaaaatgtcctttttgcgatgtctcaaaatcgtgtcagtactcctttaaatgcaAGAACGCTTGTGTATTGTGTTTTggggtgcatgttaaggaactcCAGGTTCTGATTGTTCATTGTGCCCTCTGTGGTACTCTGCACAATCAGATGGAAAACCCAGATTGTTTTAATCATCAGCATGAAAATTCCTCTTTGGAACGTATTTTGACGCTGTGAATTTCTTGCTCAGGGATGGCGCTTGTGCcagcactgctgctgctgctgggtgCAGCGGTGGTGGGTGCGGTGGTGCCCTCTCCTCCCACAATGGTGAAACAGCCCAAGCACGAGCAGCTATACCAGGTGTCGCAATCTCAAGACGAGTTGGACAAGCCATTCCTGCTCGAGTGTGAAGCTCAGGGCCACCCAGAGCCAACCTACGAGTGGACCAAGAACAACAAGGAGTTCGACTACGTCTCGTACGACAAGCGAATCTCACAACAGCCCCGCCGTGGCACGCTCGTTTTCACCAAGCCCGACGACGTGGACGAAGGACTGTACCAGTGCCGCGCAACCAACCTTCACGGCACGTCCGTGTCGAACTCCGTGTTCCTGCGCAAGGCTGAACTGAACAACTTTGCAGAGGAGACCACGAAAGAAGTCTACGTGGTGGAAGGTGACCCACTGTCGCTCGACTGTAACCCTCCCACGGGCTATCCGCGCCCAAATATCTTCTGGCTCATACAGTACTCGAGCGGTGCACTCCGCAACGTCAACTCGTCACGCATCACCGCCGATCCCGAGGGTGACTTGCACTTCTCGCGTGTCGAACTGGGCGACGCGCTTTCGGATGCCGTGTACACGTGCAGTGCCACGTCGGTGTTCAGGCGCGAGTACAAAATCGGCAACAAAATCCAGCTGAAGGTCGAGCCGACATCGAGTGCGGGAAAGGCCGAGCACGCGCCCGTGAAGCAATACCTGTCGCCCCCGAACCTCGTTGCACTTCGTGGCCACGAGCTCAAGCTCTACTGCATCTACGGCGGCACACCATTGCCCCAGATCTCGTGGTCCAAGCGGGGTGCGAACCCCACGTCGCGGCGCTTCACCTACTCCAACTACGGCAAGACGCTGGAAATCCGCTCGGTGAGCTTCGAAGACGAAGGCACGTACGAGTGCCAAGCCAACAACGGAGTGGGTGTGGCTCAGACGCACGCAATGCACGTCAAAGTGGAGGCGGCACCCTACTGGCTGCGGGTGCCGGACAACACCAATGCAGCCGAAGAAGAAAGCGTCAGCTTTGAGTGCGCAGCAACGGGCATACCCGAGCCTAAGCTGCAGTGGTTCGTGAACGGCGTGCCTGTAGAAAAGGCCGAGCCAAACCCACGCCGCAAAGTCGAGGGTCCCTTGCTTACCATTGAGGCACTTACCAAGCGTGACACAGCTGTCTACCAGTGTAACGCCTCCAATCCTCATGGATATGCCTTCCGGGACTTCTACCTCAACGTGCTGGGTATGTGCCGGCATACTTTCGTTCTGCCTTCTGCTGTTGTGTTGAGAGAAGCTGTCTGCTGTTGACAAATTCTAAATTTGAATGATCATTCTTATTAGCTTGACATGCGTAGAGTGAGCGTGTGCAGGTAGTTTTGCTGCATAGTAATGTGATGAAACTCATTATTACCTCCTATACTTGCATCAAGTGGCAGACATATTATCTGTAAACCTACTTCAATTCCAGTTTCGATGATTTCAGTTCCACTGGCACACCTTTCTGCCTGTCTTTGATTCTGGCTAGTTCTGAACAAAATTGCTTTCTTCTCTTGAACTGCATTTCTTTGAGCCATCTGCAGTTCTGCCACAGGTGCTTTAATGAAAACCTGTTTTGCAGTATTCTGCTGTCGATGTATCTTGCATACTTACAGCCACATTTAAAAGATTCATAGCTGTTTTTGTCTTGTTTGGATGATACAAAGAGTCCGTCATCTTCAAAACTTAGGAGATACAGCCTTAATGGTAAACAAAGCGACAACAGACATGCACGAGTGCTAATTTGGTCAGTAGACATATTACTAGCATAAGAAAAGTAAGCACTTTTGTCTGCTGATGTTTACTGTTAATGCTATGTGGCCTATATAACAAATATTCTAAAACCTGCTTTGTAGCTTAGATGTTGTAGTTGTGGGGAATTAGTGCCATATGTAAGTAAGTTGGTGTAAGAAATGGCATGGACAAAGAACTTGGTATTACTGAACACGCATCAACTTCTAACCAAGCGTGTTTTGGTATTACTGAACACGCATCAACTTCTAACCAAGCGTGTTTGTGATGTAAAAACAGCACACTTTTGCTCTCTCTTCATAGTACATCCGCTCGTGCCTCAAGTGTATAATTTCTCAGGAAGCTTGCTCAGTATCTGTGCCATCTGAATTTTGCATTTTTCCACAGTCCAACATTTCGTTGCAATTACACTGGAGACTGTTTACACACAATATCATACAAGTAGCCTCCACTCGGTAGTTTTACTGGCTGATTTTCAAGACAAACATTAATTGGTAAGGGTAAATTCTGCCATGAAGGGATAAGAAGAGAGCAGcgtgggccagggaacaaacgggtgttaagaacatcttagtcgaaatcaagaagaaatgggcatgggcagggcatgtagcgcgtaggcaagataaccactggtcataaCCActagagtaacagactggatttcaagagaaggcaagcgcgtgaGGAAGAGGCAAgaggttaggtgggcagatgaggttaagaagtttgcggggataatgtGGCCGTAACAACCACAGcactgggttgattggcgaaagatgggagaggcctttgtgctgcagtgggcatagtcatgctgctgctgatgatgaagtTCTGCCACTGTCATTGTGCTTTCTTCACAGCACTTCCACCGACCATCACGGAAGCACCCGAACAGCTCACGCTGGCCGTGGTAACATCGAGGGTGACCCTGCGGTGCCGTGTGTTTGGGGCACCGCGACCCGAAGTGAAGTGGATGAAGGAAGCTCAGGAACTGACCGGAGGCCGATACCGTGTTCTCGACTCGGGTGATCTACAGATCGATGACCTGCTAGTCACCGACCAAGGAGAGTATACCTGCTATGCCAGCAACAAATTCGGTGACGCTTCGGCATCTGGGTCACTAGAGGTCAAAGGCAAGACACTCATCACACAGCCACCAGAGAATTATGAGGTAACTGAGCTGATTCCTCGAATTTTGCTTTTAATGCTTGCATCGTGAAATCAGCAGAACAGGTAATTGGCAGTCCTTTGTGGCCACAGAGTCATTGTCTAGGGATTGCAGATGGCAGTTCAGACTGTTAGAGGTTTAAATGGTGTGATATGATTAGGAAGCTTTATGGCATTGAACAGGTTTAGCTGCTGCAAAATAGCAATAAATGAAGGTCTCTTGTGGAGCCCATCATTCTACTGTAGGCTTAGGTATGCTCATATAATATACTTATGTTCACGAGTAGAAAAACTGCGCTAAAAGGCAGGATGAAGAAAGGACACAGGCCACAACACTGTCCTTTCTCTGCTGTTTTTCAACTtgtaatcatgaaccaacaagcccagatcTGTACCCTACTGCAGTTCATACTTAGGTTGTTTTGCACAGGAGAGATAGCTGGGCATGACAGATGCAATAACTATTTGACAATTTGTATGTGAGTTCTTAGTTAGAAGTTGGTCCAAACCAATAGTGAAGGTGCATGATGTCCACGAACATTGTAGATGGCTGTAGCAGCCCTGTTTCTTGGGGCCATATTAGGGGACATTGTAAAAGCTACATAGTGGCTTATGGTCTTTCCACGCCTGAGTAATAGGAGACTAACAGTACGGAGTATCCTGTATCTACCATCATGGCTCCAGGTGGCACCACTTAGCTTACTCTTAGCTATATCATGCACACACAGTCTATGAAACTCAACATCACCTGGGGATTACCTGTCACATTGAGTGTGATATGGCTTGAACACCCCAAAATGTTGATGTCGGCACTGTCACTGGCTGCACATTGGAAATGCACTTCACATGTGACGTGTAGATTATGCATTTGATTATTCCTTAGTTACATTTTATCTTTTCTTCTGCTTGAACTCCGATCTCTTTCATAAAAACCGACCCTGAAGGTAAAGTCCACTAAAAAATGCTCTCatcattttttttacttgttcttACACACTGCAGTGCAAAGTATCATTTTCACTAACTTGCAAGTTTCATGTGAAAGTTATCAGCATAAGTTGCAGGATAGTCACCTTCGCAGCTTTTGGATGATGCTGCCCTAGCCTTCTTCAATTTCCAAAGCCCAGCTTTGGCTTCTTGAAAAGAAGACAGAGCGTTTTTGTAGTTTTCGGCTGCAGCACTGGTTGTAGACTTTTTTCTGTCCATTGGGCCAGGGCATAGTATGCGTTTCTTTTTATATAAGTGCTACGAAAAGGTGGCTGCCAACATTGCTCAATTTCCAAGATATCATTCAATCAGTCAACTCATTATTTCATTTTGTACATACAAACTGGGGATGGCAACAaaaaagcagcgaattttacacCGCTTGACAGGCCTCGCCATCCTTACATGTCAACAGTAGGCACAGAGCAGAAAACAACCACTGGACAGAAAGTTTGCACAAGTCTGCATTTACAAAGAGATAAGAGTGACAAAGAAAACATACATCATAATAGGCAACAGTACTGTAAGTGGTTGTAAAATGATAGCACAGATTGATACAATATATGAAAACATGAAAACACTTGATATTACGGTACGCCTCTCGCTTACCGCGCTCCCTCGTGGTCGTGTGTCAGTGGGTCCCATTCCTTCATGCAGGTGGCAGCAGACAAGAGTGCAACCTTCCGGTGCAACGCGGAAGCAGATCCGAGCCTGGAGCTCAAGATCGAGTGGCTCTTTAACGGCCAGCCTGTGGATCCAGAGGCAGATGCACGTATGGTGCAGGCGGGTGACAACTCGCTCACCATCACGCGCACCATCGAGCTCGACTCAGGCATCTACACCTGCGTCGCCCGCACCGAGCTCGACAGCGATCGGGCACAGGCCACCCTCACCGTCCAGGGTGAGTGCTCACCACATTTCCTGTGTGCCTGGTGGCTTTGAAAGTGGTGTAATCACCAGGAATATCGTAGGCGTCATTTTTAATGTGGTTGAATTGTCGCGGAGACTGCCAGAATGATGATCACGATTACATATAATGCTTTatggcacatgggccagtgatgGCTAAAGAGCAACAAGGCATGATATAGTGTGCGATCAATGGTAGTTTAAGGTGGCTATATATGGGCCAAAATTCTTATGCACTAAAAGAGAGTAAAGtacatacagtagaaccccgctgttacgttcctcactgctgcgttttcccggctgttacgtcattttccgccggtcccggcatagctcccataggatacaatgtattgggaaccccgctgttacatcgtaactgtcggaccgttcccgtatgatacgtcacgaagtgcgcccggagccgaccgagtgactaccagagagagcggccatggtgcattttcacgcagcttggcctcgtttgaccgtaatattagccgcatgagaggggcaagcaacagaatctttcaattgatgcaaacaaaagcatggccttcgagattcgaattgcaaagatggcgtctatgacgtaactgctcgcgaaagcaaggccttcgagattggcatttactattggcaaaagcatagcctctgagatttgtattgcacaaacatggcgtgtatgacgtaattgcttgcgaaagcaaggccttcgagattggcattcacttctgccatcgcgttggcgtagactcatcatcatcgttatttgtcggaaaacgggaggagttcgagctggttggagctcgcatggtcgtgcgtgcggttcgcggtcggactcgccgcgccggtcgtgattgcgtgtgtttagttctttcatgcctacagctgttggtgttaaaaaaatcacatacgttgattacatttctgtggatgaggccgtcctaagctccgcgtttctatccatcgactagatcgcggctgagcgcgccaattttcgagctgctcgtaagaattgaaataaaattctgtaccactaaattttttgccgtttttcctgtttttcggctcttacgtttcccgtctcttacgtttatttcctacagtcccttcaaaaacgtatcagcggggttctactgatAAAATCGTGACAGTGAAGTGAAATGTGCGCAATAAATTAAAACTGTACCATGAGTTGGAGAGAGGCTGCCGGAAAAGAAGGAGTATCAAAGCAAATAATAATTCGAAGTGAACCTTTTGAAAGTATGTGTTCGCCACCCTTCAAATGTCCCGTTCCTGCCAAAAAGCTGTTCTTTGGGTCTTGTTTCTCCCAGAATGATTTTAAACGAGAGAGAAGTTTGCAGAAAGCTGGATGCCTAAAGTCGGTAACAGTGGCCATATGGGTGACTTTTCCTGCATGGCCACTGGTTATTACTGTAATAATTAGGCAAGCAGTGACATTAAGCAGTGGCTACAATCAAACCCAGCAGTCACTGAAGCTAATGAAAATGTATGACAGATTTAACTGCGGATCAGTTTATACACTTAGATTTGAAATTAAAAAGGGAAGCAAGGCTGACTCACGGTCAGTTGGTTATGATCCCCCAACGTTAACTTGTGTACTGTACCGATTGAGCGACAGTCCTGTACATAGGTTCATAAACGTAACCATCAAGGCTGCTATTCAACACCTTTCTGGCTAATACATGATATGAACCCAtgtgcttagaataacagagagctcagctagttggtaagtatatTCATGTTAAAtagacagggcgtacaaacatggacacaagataaaagtcaagacaccacaaacgccgtggtgtcttgacttctctcttgtgtctgtgtttgcacgccctgtctctcttCCCATGTGCTTTGTGTGCACACAAAACTTAGGACATCTTCCTTCTTCCATTCTCTTTCATGCATATTTGTATGCATAATGGATAAAAACATTCAAAAGTTTGCTCCCTCTACGATTTCATTGATTGCAGTCTCTGTTCTACAGCATGCATGAGACTGACGTGCGTTTCTTCACAAGTTTGTCCATAAACAATACCGACGTATAGCCTTTTTCGACTGGGCTACCTGTAGCATACTGTCACGTGGGTGGGACAATGAAGAAAGCAAATACAGTCGGTTAAGATGAAAGGCTTTGTTGGACAAACTTGTGCCCATGAAATGAAAATGCAAAGTACAAACAAGTCACGCCGTACACTGACAGTGGtgatcacagtcgtcggccgtcggtaatctggtTATCGGCGGAACGCGTTGTCTTTTATATATTAGTGATCTAAccttccagcgctatcgctggtgatcgcataagctctcgaataaactggGGCTAGTCGCATCCTGTGCGTAAGGTTAActgaacaatctgaaacaatcgcaaagcttcccaaacattgctaTGCAGTCTGCACTGAGCGGTGCTAACAGTTCTTctgggtgaaacccgatcacatcaaaataaagaaacaagggCTTGTTTTTGACATGCTTCTGATATCATGTTTCTGACAAAAACTTGCCGCATTGTGCTTTCTCACGAATCTTGCAGATGTGCCCAATCCGCCACAGATGGTCAAAATCGACTGTGACGGCCTTATGGCTCTCGTGGAGTGGAAGCCGACCGGAGATCGGCGAGCTCCAATCCTGTCCTACTCCATTCAGTACAACACCTCCTTCAGCCCCGACACCTGGGAGGACGCCTTTGTGAACATACCCGCCCCCGACACCAAGTTCAAGGTGTCCATGAGTCCCTGGGCAAACTACACGTTCCGGGTGGTGGCTCGCAACAAGATCGGGCCCTCGCTGCCCTCAGGGGCATCGTCGAGGTGCACGACTCCTGAAGACGTGCCACACAAAAACCCAGACCGCGTCATGGGCCGCGGGGACCGCTTCGACAATCTGCTCATCACTTGGACACCCATGCCCCCCATAGAGCACAACGCACCGGGCTTCTTCTACAAGGTGCTGTGGAAGCGCGACGATATCCCCGACGCAACCTGGAACTCTCGCATCATCGAGGACTGGAAACAAAACCGACACGTCGAGTACGGCCAACCCACATTCAAGCCATACCGCATCAAGGTCGAGGCCCACAACCGGCGCGGCCAGGCGCACACGGCAGCCACTGAAGTGATCGGATACTCAGGCGAGAATGTACCCTTGGCCGCTCCTCAGGACTTCAAGCTGGCCAATGTCGTCGACGCCCGCACAGCCAACTTCACCTGGAGTCCTGTCAGTCCCGAATCGGTGCGGGGCCACTTCCGTGGTTACAAGATCCAGACGTGGACCCCCGACGAAGGCGAGGAGAAGCTGCGGGAAGTGGTGGTTCCGGCGAACGTGACGACGGCGACAGTCAGTCTGTTCCGGCCATTCTCGCGCAACCTCGTTCACGTCCTGGTGTTCAACGACATGTACAATGGTCCCCCATCGGACAGCATAGAGTTCTCGACGCCTGAGGGCGTTCCAGGACCCGTCGCTTCGTTCGAGGGTATCCCGATGGGCTCGACGGGCATCTACTTGCTCTGGAAGCGTCCTCTGGAGACCAACGGTGTGCTGACGGGTTACCACATCTACTACGAGGAGGTTCGCGGCACCCAGCTTGGGCCCAAAATGGAGCGGCAGCCACCTGTGCGTGACCCCCTGGAGTCACGTGCCAAACTGGCGGGTCTCAAGCCACGCACAAAGTACCGTATTACCATCCATGCAGCTACTGCGCAAGGTCAAGGTGATCCCAACTTCATCGAGCTGGAGACGGCAGATGAGTCCGAACGTGTCCCGGATATGCCGGACTTTACCTGGGCCTACCTGCCAGACCGCGATGGACATGCAGCTGTGCAGGTAAAATCAATGCTGGCAGGTTGTTATGTGTCGCTTCATATTAAAGTAGTGTCATTGTGTTCAATGATGACGTGCAACTATGGTGAATCTTACAGtcgactgccgatttttcggacgcccgattttccggacatgctcgaaaattcggacgctttcgcggcaccgtcaccagccccatagacttcaatgtattagaacgcccgaaatttcggacgctgaagctattccgcgtccgatttttcggactttctgcccaaattgcaggtccgaaaggcattatttgaagcccccacctctgccgcgtctattatctcgtaggttcgaaccagcgctttcgcgagtcgatctgtttgagacagtagcagagtccgaaagtcagctttgccgcaatgccgaagtgttatggggtgaagcagaccagaaattcaaaggggccgctatcgcggcgccgtgcggcgatgttacggataagcagcggaaatgcaaggaggcgtgatggcggcggctggcaaacgcgccagtacggctcaatcgctgacaacctttacgataagcatcttcagttaactgctcggtagtgcaggtggcctagcgcagttgcatgcgtactgcacgcatttaataggcgagaacccaaatacgccgcgccgccattcctgctgcgtctttgtgcgagaccgctaagtgcgccgcatagacgtgttgccttcgcggacgaaaccaactcgtcattgccgcgcccgtgtgcggtcaggaactaagtgcgcatcacgaaccctttcatgataaatgcgtgcgtacgatagagcaacagtaaagtgacagcgtcagcttagttggcgatgtgctgcacacaactagaaacgatcggcttcacacggcagcaaatgctgcgtatcggcgatgtgtgtgcacatcgtttacatgcgcacaagcATCagagaaagccggacgagtcgtccgctcttccgccacagtcattgtgttccgcgtcatcgtttacaaacgcttaaaggtgaacatttgacagcgttcatgcgagatagccgtaatctattccgcgctttgctgttatcagcggcgctcatcacgagatgcagaagtggcggttggcacgtacgtagttaagcggggttcgcggcaggtaccgaatgtatttgcgagagcctgggcgcgcaccaaaatgcctgataattgtactgggaggcattaaagctatttcagacgtggctggggcgatttgaccgcttcagctaaataaaaaaagcatgaatttgatttttcggactgcccgatttttcggacgattttgcggtccctagggagtccgaaaaatcggcagttgactgtatttcatTTGAAGGCATAGTGATGCCTACAGGATGTAAGTCAGGCTGCAGACGTTCGGAAACCAGCTGCGTAATTCCGAAATATTTGTGTTTTGAATAATATGCTTGGAGCTGGGCTGGACCTAGGCCGAATAAAAAAAATTTGGCCCAGGCCCAGCCCAAGTCTGCTTTATGAAGCCTGGCCCAGGCCCATGTTACTAAGCCTGTGCCGGTCCAGACCATGTGTTCAGTACTAAACTTAGTCAAGGCCCAGGTGTGTACAAGTCATGCTCGGGCACACTGGAAGTAACTTTTCATGATGATAAATATTAGTGTCTTGCCCTTTGTAGCAAGCAGTCGGGTGGAAAATATGGTGTGTACACGTGTTGAAATGTTGTTTTACCCAGAGTGGTATCGGCAATTAAGCTGTGGTGTTGCCAAGCTCTAGGACACTGCCTCGATTCCTGGCAacggcagccacatttcattGGGACAAAGTGGAAGAACTCCTTTGTACTTGGATTTATGTGCATGATAAGGAACTCCAGGTGATAGGAATCCGGTCCCCAATatggcatgcctcgtaatcatgtagTTTTGACGTGTAATACCCTAGAATATTAATGAATGTTTAGCCGGTGCATGAAAAGTCATTACAATAAACATATAGTTGTCACAAAGGATGGCAATATTGATTTTGAAACAGAATGTACAACTAAGATGAAAAATCTGACTGAAGAAAACCCAGCACGTTCTGTTTAATGCGTTTGTTCCATGCTACTTGTAGAGATCCACATCTTTAAATAGTCAGTACTGCTGACTAGTACAGTTTCAGT includes the following:
- the LOC119406936 gene encoding neuroglian: MALVPALLLLLGAAVVGAVVPSPPTMVKQPKHEQLYQVSQSQDELDKPFLLECEAQGHPEPTYEWTKNNKEFDYVSYDKRISQQPRRGTLVFTKPDDVDEGLYQCRATNLHGTSVSNSVFLRKAELNNFAEETTKEVYVVEGDPLSLDCNPPTGYPRPNIFWLIQYSSGALRNVNSSRITADPEGDLHFSRVELGDALSDAVYTCSATSVFRREYKIGNKIQLKVEPTSSAGKAEHAPVKQYLSPPNLVALRGHELKLYCIYGGTPLPQISWSKRGANPTSRRFTYSNYGKTLEIRSVSFEDEGTYECQANNGVGVAQTHAMHVKVEAAPYWLRVPDNTNAAEEESVSFECAATGIPEPKLQWFVNGVPVEKAEPNPRRKVEGPLLTIEALTKRDTAVYQCNASNPHGYAFRDFYLNVLALPPTITEAPEQLTLAVVTSRVTLRCRVFGAPRPEVKWMKEAQELTGGRYRVLDSGDLQIDDLLVTDQGEYTCYASNKFGDASASGSLEVKGKTLITQPPENYEVAADKSATFRCNAEADPSLELKIEWLFNGQPVDPEADARMVQAGDNSLTITRTIELDSGIYTCVARTELDSDRAQATLTVQDVPNPPQMVKIDCDGLMALVEWKPTGDRRAPILSYSIQYNTSFSPDTWEDAFVNIPAPDTKFKVSMSPWANYTFRVVARNKIGPSLPSGASSRCTTPEDVPHKNPDRVMGRGDRFDNLLITWTPMPPIEHNAPGFFYKVLWKRDDIPDATWNSRIIEDWKQNRHVEYGQPTFKPYRIKVEAHNRRGQAHTAATEVIGYSGENVPLAAPQDFKLANVVDARTANFTWSPVSPESVRGHFRGYKIQTWTPDEGEEKLREVVVPANVTTATVSLFRPFSRNLVHVLVFNDMYNGPPSDSIEFSTPEGVPGPVASFEGIPMGSTGIYLLWKRPLETNGVLTGYHIYYEEVRGTQLGPKMERQPPVRDPLESRAKLAGLKPRTKYRITIHAATAQGQGDPNFIELETADESERVPDMPDFTWAYLPDRDGHAAVQVTWLPAMAGHPGSHFYVQYRRKGDETWETTMVEKNEDNILVKGLETGALYEMRVIAVDGKHQRPSRIEEVETGGLAIRAPGSPDAVAGAAWFIGMMCALALLLLLLILVCLVKRNRGGKYSVHDKEVAQGRDLDYDGGFHEYTKPAQQAPVRGSRTSLHSSTKESDSDSMAEYGEGDPGQFGEDGSFIGEYGPKRRQQQQLQQQRPPETTSPSALATFV